From one Pseudomonas sp. B21-048 genomic stretch:
- a CDS encoding hybrid sensor histidine kinase/response regulator encodes MRYLLMLLLCLPLLASAVEFDEFTQSLPLGRTMQVYEDTGGQATIADVRAQAAAGQFKPHDKATLNAGYSRSAFWLKIDLLYRPTNPAAQRTWWLELAYPPLDHLDLYLPAADGDYQLVRQTGDALPFATREIRQNNYLFDLNFMPEQTQTVYLRLQSEGSVQAPVTLWSSTAYLEEQPVRLYVLGLIYGVLLGMLVYNLFIFLSVRDTNYLYYIVYIASFGLYQLSVNGAAVEYFWPNNPWWANAATPFFIGCSGLFGSQFARRFLQTATYSRWLDRLLLALIAFSALVVGLSLMTSYALALRLATLLALVFTVVIFAAGIFAWWRGLRVARYFIIAWSAFLLGGIVNTMMVLGYLPNVFLTMYASQIGSAIEVALLSLALADRINAMREQQAQTLFDSGQKLEVLNQQLAHSNKLKDEFLATLTHELRTPMNGVIGSLELMQTVEMNPELEQYQQTAAGSARDMMRMVNGILTLTELQAGKLKVYPDTFSLRSVIEALRLQFDGHASGKSLDFKVEVALGLPDRLHGDSTKLMQCLECLLDNAIKFTRVGGLALRVTGKPVAPDRLALSFAVIDTGIGFTDLGEATLYQRFFQLDGSMTREYGGLGVGLAICRQLVELLDGRLSHRSEPGRGSRFQLDVEFELPELKPAPLRQTSRLRLPQDCTVLLVDGDGINQWVLRGMLLKLGFRVHTADSGVAALDHLQRGAVDAVLLDAQLPPLDGASICCRIRALSGCTELPLFMIALDVGRACCASDALVDHLSKPVKFEDLQVALYRRVLCPGQGESADS; translated from the coding sequence ATGCGCTATTTGCTGATGTTGCTGTTGTGCTTGCCCCTCTTGGCGAGCGCCGTCGAATTCGACGAGTTCACCCAGAGCCTTCCCCTGGGCCGAACGATGCAGGTTTATGAAGACACGGGCGGTCAGGCGACCATCGCCGATGTCCGTGCGCAAGCGGCGGCCGGGCAGTTCAAACCCCACGATAAAGCCACCCTCAATGCCGGTTATTCGCGTTCGGCGTTCTGGCTGAAAATCGACCTGCTGTACCGTCCCACTAACCCGGCGGCACAACGAACCTGGTGGCTGGAACTGGCTTATCCGCCCCTTGATCACCTTGATCTCTACTTGCCCGCTGCTGACGGTGACTATCAATTAGTTCGACAGACTGGCGATGCATTGCCGTTTGCCACTCGCGAGATTCGCCAGAACAACTATCTGTTCGACCTGAACTTTATGCCTGAGCAGACGCAAACCGTGTACCTGCGCCTGCAAAGCGAAGGGTCGGTTCAGGCGCCTGTCACCTTGTGGTCGAGCACCGCTTACCTTGAGGAGCAGCCGGTCCGGCTCTATGTGCTGGGGCTGATTTACGGCGTGTTGCTGGGGATGCTGGTCTACAACCTGTTCATCTTTCTCAGCGTGCGCGATACCAACTACCTCTATTACATCGTCTATATCGCTTCGTTCGGCTTATATCAGCTGTCGGTAAATGGCGCGGCCGTGGAGTATTTCTGGCCGAACAACCCCTGGTGGGCCAACGCCGCGACGCCGTTCTTCATCGGCTGTTCAGGATTGTTCGGCAGCCAGTTCGCCCGCCGCTTCTTGCAGACGGCCACCTACAGTCGCTGGCTTGACCGATTGTTGCTGGCCTTGATTGCGTTCAGTGCGCTGGTGGTCGGGTTGTCATTGATGACCAGTTACGCCCTGGCCCTGCGTCTGGCGACGCTGCTGGCGCTGGTCTTTACCGTGGTGATTTTCGCCGCCGGGATTTTCGCCTGGTGGCGTGGCCTGCGGGTCGCGCGGTATTTCATCATTGCCTGGTCGGCGTTCCTGCTCGGTGGCATCGTCAACACGATGATGGTGCTGGGTTATTTGCCCAACGTATTCCTGACCATGTACGCCAGTCAGATCGGCTCGGCGATCGAAGTGGCGCTGCTATCCCTGGCCTTGGCCGATCGCATCAACGCCATGCGCGAGCAACAGGCACAGACGTTGTTCGATTCCGGCCAAAAGCTCGAAGTGCTGAACCAGCAACTGGCTCACAGTAACAAGCTCAAGGACGAATTCCTCGCCACCCTGACCCATGAATTGCGCACGCCCATGAATGGTGTGATCGGTTCGCTGGAGCTGATGCAGACCGTCGAGATGAACCCTGAACTGGAGCAATATCAGCAAACGGCCGCCGGGTCGGCGCGGGACATGATGCGCATGGTCAACGGCATCCTCACCCTGACCGAATTGCAGGCCGGCAAGCTCAAGGTCTATCCGGACACGTTCAGTTTGCGCAGTGTGATCGAGGCCTTGCGCCTGCAGTTCGATGGCCATGCGTCGGGCAAGTCGCTGGACTTCAAGGTCGAGGTTGCGCTGGGGCTGCCGGACCGCTTGCACGGCGACAGCACCAAGTTGATGCAATGCCTGGAATGCCTGCTGGATAACGCGATCAAATTCACCCGGGTCGGTGGGTTGGCGCTGCGGGTAACCGGCAAACCGGTGGCGCCCGATCGGCTCGCGCTGTCCTTTGCGGTGATCGACACCGGCATTGGCTTTACCGATTTGGGGGAGGCAACGCTGTACCAGCGCTTCTTCCAGCTCGATGGTTCGATGACCCGTGAATACGGTGGTTTGGGCGTTGGCCTGGCTATTTGTCGGCAGTTGGTCGAATTGCTCGACGGGCGCCTGAGCCACCGCTCGGAGCCGGGGCGCGGCAGTCGCTTTCAACTGGACGTCGAATTCGAGCTGCCGGAGCTGAAACCTGCGCCCTTGAGGCAAACCTCTCGCCTGCGTTTGCCTCAGGACTGCACGGTGTTGCTGGTCGATGGCGACGGCATCAATCAATGGGTGCTGCGTGGCATGTTGCTCAAGCTTGGGTTCCGCGTACACACCGCCGACAGTGGCGTTGCCGCACTCGATCACTTGCAGCGCGGGGCCGTTGATGCCGTGCTGCTCGACGCT
- the thiE gene encoding thiamine phosphate synthase, translated as MKLRGLYAITDSQLLAGKFLSYVEAALEGGVTLLQYRDKSSDEARRLREAEALRDLCERYKTQLIINDDAELAARLNVGVHLGQTDGPLMPVRALLGRQAIIGSTCHAQLELAEQAAKEGASYVAFGRFFNSNTKPGAPACSLDLLDQARSKVHLPICAIGGITLDNAAPLVAHGVDLLAVVHGLFGADSTAEVTRRARAFNELFKS; from the coding sequence ATGAAACTACGTGGCCTGTACGCCATTACCGACAGCCAGTTACTGGCCGGTAAATTTCTTTCGTACGTGGAGGCGGCGCTCGAAGGCGGCGTCACCCTGCTGCAATACCGCGACAAAAGCAGCGACGAGGCCCGCCGCCTGCGTGAGGCCGAAGCCCTGCGCGACCTGTGCGAACGCTACAAGACTCAGCTGATCATCAACGATGACGCCGAACTGGCCGCGCGCCTGAATGTCGGCGTGCACCTGGGCCAGACCGATGGCCCACTGATGCCGGTTCGCGCACTGCTCGGTCGTCAGGCAATCATCGGCTCGACCTGCCACGCGCAACTCGAACTCGCCGAGCAAGCCGCCAAAGAAGGCGCCAGCTACGTTGCCTTCGGCCGTTTCTTCAACTCCAACACCAAGCCCGGCGCACCGGCCTGCAGCCTCGATCTGCTCGATCAGGCCCGCAGCAAAGTGCACCTGCCGATCTGCGCGATTGGCGGCATCACCCTGGATAACGCTGCGCCGCTGGTGGCCCACGGAGTCGATCTGCTGGCGGTGGTCCATGGTTTGTTTGGTGCCGACAGCACGGCTGAAGTAACGCGCCGCGCCCGCGCCTTTAACGAATTGTTCAAATCCTGA
- a CDS encoding hydroxymethylpyrimidine/phosphomethylpyrimidine kinase translates to MNIYSSRPVVLCLSGHDPSGGAGLQADIEALLAQGCHAAPAVTALTVQDTVNVTDFRVLDREWVLAQANAVLNDCEVAAVKLGMLGSLEMVDTVVELLSAHPHLPVVCDPVLRAGGGGRLGKDEVGYAMRERLLPLSIIATPNLPEARILAELPEGTADECAEKLLPFVKHLLITGGHGDEHEIHNRLYSRDGRRETFICQRLPGSYHGSGCTLASALAGRLAQGEHLASAVQSALDYTWRTLRDAEQLGKGQFVPRRLPLDFCS, encoded by the coding sequence ATGAATATCTACAGCTCTCGCCCCGTTGTCCTCTGTCTCTCCGGCCACGACCCAAGTGGTGGCGCCGGCTTGCAGGCAGATATCGAAGCCCTGCTCGCTCAGGGTTGTCATGCGGCTCCGGCCGTCACCGCCCTGACGGTACAAGACACCGTCAACGTCACTGACTTCCGTGTCCTGGACCGCGAGTGGGTGCTGGCCCAGGCCAACGCCGTGCTCAACGACTGCGAAGTCGCCGCCGTCAAACTGGGCATGCTCGGCTCCCTGGAAATGGTCGACACCGTGGTCGAACTGCTTTCAGCACACCCGCATTTGCCGGTGGTCTGCGACCCGGTGCTGCGCGCCGGTGGCGGCGGACGACTGGGCAAGGACGAAGTCGGCTACGCCATGCGCGAACGCCTGCTGCCGCTGTCGATCATTGCCACCCCCAACCTTCCCGAAGCCCGCATCCTCGCCGAACTGCCCGAAGGCACCGCGGACGAATGCGCTGAAAAACTCCTGCCGTTCGTCAAACACCTGCTGATCACCGGCGGCCATGGCGACGAACACGAAATACACAATCGCCTGTACAGCCGCGACGGTCGCCGCGAAACCTTTATTTGCCAGCGCCTGCCCGGCAGTTATCACGGTTCCGGTTGCACACTGGCCAGCGCCCTCGCCGGTCGCCTGGCCCAGGGAGAACACCTCGCCAGTGCCGTACAGAGCGCGCTTGACTACACTTGGCGCACCCTGCGTGACGCAGAGCAACTGGGCAAAGGCCAGTTCGTGCCGCGCCGCCTGCCCCTGGACTTTTGTTCGTAA